Within Drosophila gunungcola strain Sukarami chromosome 2L unlocalized genomic scaffold, Dgunungcola_SK_2 000008F, whole genome shotgun sequence, the genomic segment CAGACGTCATAAACTGCACTGGTTGTCCCTTCCACCATTCCCCGTTCCCCGCCCACCGTTCTCCgtgccatttccatttgtgttttgtttgctgAGTTCGATTAGTTTTCCTAGCCATTGTTTGGAGCTGGACTGGTGGGGAAATAAAACAAGGaagggaaaggaaaggaaagagTATCAGAGTAAAGAGTAAAGTAACGCCCAGTGCAATGGCCATTGTTGCCACCCGTTCCCCGACCCTTCCCGTTTTGTTCCATTCTGTGTCGTCGCGTCCTGCTCGTCCATAACCTCAAAGCAGAcatcataaatcaaaaaacaaatttgcacTTCAAGTGCGCTTTCAATAAGTTTGCCTCTTTGGACATtacattgttgttgttctgcttagttgccttttgttgttgtcataaatcataatttaaagcTTGAGTAGAACTGGAGGTTTCAGAACATTTCGAAAAATTAATGATACAAAAATTAGGACTGAAACTTTTCTATGagcattttcaaatttcaaagaGCCAAGTCGAAGAGAAAATCCAATAAGAGAAACTCGCGAGGAGAGAGTCGTTTGCGGATCAGATGACTAAACATTCGCGCAATCTTAAAAAGCAAACGACAATAAACAGCAGCAAATAATGATGAACAAGAAGCAGAGCAAGCTAAATAAAATGGCGAAAGTTCAACGGAACATTCTGACTGTGATTGTGTGTTATCCCAAACTTGTATATtgagcaaaaacaacaatttgtcAACGCTTGAGCCCAGCAGCTCATTGTAAGAAAGCGTGATTAGCAGCTTATCAGCTGGGCGGAAACTAACGAAACTATGAAATAAAATAGACGCAACAGGGTGTTGCATTGGTCGTCAATGGGTCCTCTGGACACATGTAAATCCGATAAGTGCGAGTACGTTACCCATGAGTCACCATTActatataaatgttaaatatttgcgTTGTGCAAGCCGGATGGTTAATTGTCGAGATATGTATAAAGTTCTTCCGAGGAATTCCGAGGGAATGAAAAGATAATAGCAGGGGAATGTCAGATAACATAAATCGGAATTCATGCCAAGGCGAaaggtttaaatattttgggtATTGACgatattaattataaagtatagcaaatggaatttaatggttttaattttaatattgaataaatacgttttgtttttttgtagtcCATGAAATCTCTGAAATAGAACCATAATGACTGTGAACTAAATAAACCGTAAGATTAACCATAAGTTAACTAgcgatttatttaaattgctaCATATTGTCCCAACAATAAGAGGCTTCTACTTAATTCCCGCTGTtataaaacagaaactgaGTCTTTCAAAAATTTAGGAACATACTTTCGGGCTGACACGTTTAAATGTGACTAGATAGGGCTGTCAATATGGTAATTAgctaacttttatttttaagtgcaaGAACTTTAAGTTCGGCTTTCTGattttttatatgcaaatttctAATGCGAAACCGAACCACACATCAGACTTTATACAAATAGTACTcccactgataaaaaaaagtgtcaaaAGTGAACTAagtcaaattcaatttttaaaaggcgaaaaaatgtagcttaatgttttttttatagattaacGCTTAAAATTAAGGGTAGATTAGCTACGGCTAGCCAAAGTTTGCCTcatttcttattaaaattgtttagatATATTAACATATAATCAGCAAGAGTATTAGAACTTGTGCTTGCTGGAATTTAATTCTCGTGTGTTGCTGATTTTGAAGTTATGCACCAGTTTGtgacaaattatttttaagaaaccCTATTTTTCctgctttaaataaatctaaacTACTTTGGTAACAAGTATCTACATATGCTGTTGTGAACACTCTAAACGGTTTTGTACGCCTGTCAGTTTGTCTGGAATTTATTGCCGCTGCAAACAAAGCGAATTCAACGGCACAGCACCGAAAACTTGACCCAACTTAACCCGAAAGTTGAACTCAGCTAATTGccgaaaaatttaaactaaaacccGACACCAGAAACCAGAAGCGAATAAATGGGGAAgagattttgtaatttatgcaCTGCGGTAAGGACCACAAGCAAACCAGGTACCTGGGGAGGAGATGGAAAGAAAAGGGCCGAGGTGTCAATTGCCCCGCCAGGTAGAAATAATGAAGTGGGATAGGATAGAGCGGGAGAACCCACCCAGAAAATGCAGGCTAAATTATGCGAGATAAGCCGCGGCGGAAATTTTGCAGAGCCATCGAAATTTAGTGGAAAATATAGCGGAATTGAAGAGTGATCATTGTGCAGAGGATTAGTGCTTGTGCACTAACTTGTGCTATAACAGACCTCGACCGCCAAAAAACCTTATAAAgaacttttccaaaaatttctACAATACTTGGCCTTCCttaattcataaataaattgctaGTCTGATATaaatattgcttatttttaaatgaatcaCAATCTTGGTTAGACACTCACCTTAGCTTTAGGTTTCTTAACGATCTTACGATATAATAACTTGTACATAACACTAttgtaacaacaacaataaacagTAAACTACaccaaacaacaaataacaatttgtTGGCCTTTAATCACGTTTCTCGACACACACACGAACAAAACCAGAAATCAAGAAATATACATAACAATTTAACAATCACAGCGCCCGAAAAAAACTTGGAAACGCTCAGCGTGTGTTGGCGACGGACGATCGAGGAACGTAGGTTTCTTACTCCCGCGAAACGTCATTGATGACTAAAGAGACAGTCGCGGAGGTTTACGAGCGGTATGAGTTATGAGAACGAAACTCGAATCTTCTGCATGAGTTAGGAGCACAGGACCGAAACCAAGAGAGGCAGGCaggcaaattcaaattttcagggtcatagttatttaaaatggcAGCATATCAGAAATtactaaaccaaaaaatttgTCACTAATCACTAATTTACTAAATCAGAATATTCGGAATTACacatattaaagaaaataagtatTAAGCTCAACACATTTACTTgtatttcaacattttaatttttaaatatgtaaaattttatattttgttcaaaAACGAGTAAAGTGGTTTACCAAGTCAAAGGCTAGATTTGTTTAAGAACTCTTCTcgatttataaacataataaaaaaaggggGCATATTTTGCAAccatttttaatggttttttgtCTAaatcccaaaataaaaacaaataataattacttaAGTTTCGATATTCCTACTTTTATtaagttttccattttcagcTACCTTTTTTCAGCCTATAAATTCAAGAGTCTCCCACGatatttttgttcaaattttttttttttgcactccaaaagacaaacaacaaaaatgcaaacggCGATTAAACAAATGCCAACCGAAAAAGTTCAAAGATGAGCTTatgcagcaacaataacaatacatAACGTAAAGTGGCCGCACTTTAACGGTACTTTTTTATTACGTTGTTCATTAAGCAtacttttgtttgatttttgttcGACCAGGGGTGCCAATGAGGAAATGTCAGCGACAATAGAAGAAAACGAAGTAGCGCCGAAAGTCTTCAAAAgctatcaaataaatttacaactACAAACGTGCTCTAAGCAAATTGGTCAAAGCGAAATGTGAACAAACTAATTAGCCTCCAGAACAACGGCACAGCACAATGGAGTTGAAGAAGATAAGCTCTCGAAGACGAAGCTCTAACAGGTGCCGAGGTGACCAGCCTGACATTTCGTTGAAAAAGGTGAAGGTTTCCCGAGTGAATAGAATGAATAGAAGATGCAAAGGTAGACGAATAAAAGTGCAGAACTTGTTCATATATGAAAggaatttacatttttcgaTCGATTTCGATACAATTCTGAAATCCGAAAACCGCtgtattttattgaaattggttttttaCTAGCATAAAATGCTAGAGTAtgttttcaacatttttacaaGATTGGATCAGATTAATGCTTTACAAGATAAAGGCTTAATGGTGTTTTTTCgccaatatattttttatcagtaAACGAAGAATTTGTatcattttaaactttaaaaccCAACTTTTTTTTCGTGAAAgcaaaaacttaaacttaaattaaatttcttacaTTTTCCTTTGTctatcaattaattttaaggtAAAATTGTTGGacatgaattaaaataaattaataaattacgtaaccaaaaaatatattttttaatgtaacaacataatttattaaaaaagagtaaaatcacataaaaattttcataaatctGTGGTTTGCAGTACGCTTTTTGCGCAATCATACATGCATAGGAGTTGAGAagtaaatgaattttttttttaaattaaagaataaaCAAGTTCAGCTTAAagattaataaacaaaaaataacaatttttatagtATAGTAAATAATTCTGttattattgaattaataaataaaaaattaacaatttgttttgctttctcAATCGACCCAATCAATATGTTCTagtcatattaaaaaaaatctttcttTTTGTGAAACCGATgccattttttaatgaaatatcagttttaattctaattaactatttatttcaataacttTATGActgcttaatttaaattttaaatgccatCGGTAGTTTGAGATTTCGATGTCCGACTGTATTTCTATCTGTATTTTCACGCATCACTGTTCGCTGGTCACTCACCTGTATTTCGAGTAAAAGTTCCTGCTTCTTGCGGCGCAGCTCAATCAGCAGTTTTTGCTGCTCCGGCGTTAGTTCTGCAAGAGGAGAAAcgtaacaaaaataattgaactAATTCCttgtcaatttttatttggttaattggaacgcagcaacaacagtaacAACGACAACAGCATTCCAAGCACACGCATATAAAcacacccgcacacacacacaaactgCATGCGCAAGAACGAGATGGCATTTGATTGTGACGTAGCCAGAAGCTTTGCctaatcaataaacaattttttggtttcttaGCGCTTCTTCGTCTTTTGCTGGCTAATGCACAATGGGTGGCTAATTGTGCAAATTGACTTATTAGCGTTAATTTCGTCTACGGATTATATTCGATTGAAGGCCAGCAAATgagaacacacacacacagaggcACATACGCACGGCACACctatacacaaacacacatatgTGCTTGTTGCTtcttttgacttttgtttgggACTCGCCCATTTAAGtgtaaaatgtatatacactttatacaCTAAATGGGGATAATTGCGATTCTTGGCTAATGCGATGCTGATGTTTACCTGGCATCGAGAATTCACTGCGCCCCTTTGAAATGGCTCCGTATGATCTGTTGTCGAAATTGTCCATCGCGCTGATCATCGTGGCGCCActgaacacacacacactcgcggACACGGCACACACTCTAGTTGTACATTATTCGCCAGCAGTTGGCTAATTTCGGGAGCTTTTCATTGAACAATTTATGGTGAGCgaataataaacaaatcaacacCAAAAAATTCTATCGCCATTTTCTTTCAGCTCTCCACTAGGGATGTGAGAAATACCGATGCAATACTAACTATCGGCTACCGCTGAAATACCAAAAAATACTACGCACTGTGTGCAAGCTGACAGAAGCTAACCGATACAAAGTTACCAGCGTGGCAACTCTTTCGAATCATTTTTTTACTAATAGCCAGATTCCACTGGTATtaacttacaaatttaatgaaaagtaCTAACAAATTAAGGAAAATGCTATCTTCTCAATTcctaattttaaagaaaattcttaacaaatttttttttataataatttattgtaaacttttttttgggtggcaACGCTGCGAACAGATGTTTCAGTtgtacaaatattataaaccaaaaattgtataagtaaaataaactcAATAACTGAGTACTGAGCAACGTAGTCAAAAGTGCTCAACCAGAATTTCTTTCAGAAAACTGTCCGAAAGAGATAAAAGTACACAACATTTTGTAACCTCAACGGGTGTTTAAATAATCACGAGGTGGTAACGCTGCCAGCATATGTGTGCACTGGCATCGATAATTTTTACATCCCTATTTTGAACCGCAGAATTCTAGAAAATTCCACTTGGACGCCAACGTGAGTCGACGGATTCCGCTAAAGCAAGCACTGCCGGACCAGGATCGCACCCACCTTGCCCTGCATTTCATACAACCACAGCCAGTTATCCGGATTTAGCGATGGCCAAGTGGGGAGAAGGAGATCCGCGCTGGATTGTGGAAGAGCGCCCCGACGCCACCAACGTGAACAACTGGCACTGGACGGAAAAGAACGCCACGCCCTGGTCCAAGGACCGCCTGCACCAACTGTTCCAGGATTTCAAAATAGGCAAGTACCCCCGAGACATCGGTGTCGCCAGGCCAGCCATTCTAACCTAAAAGTAATCCCCAAAACGCAGGCCACAGCGACATCGAGTGCGCCGTGGACTCCGTGGACAAGTGCTCCGGCGAGGCAACCGTCAACAACCGGAAGGGCAAGCTCATCTTCTTCTACGAGTGGGAGCTGGTGCTCAAGTGGTCCGGCAAGCTGCTCAAGAACAGCAACCTGAGCCACAAGGGTAAGCTGACCATACCCAATCTCTCCGAGGAGAACGACCTCGCGGACGTGGAGATCACGGTGACCATCGACGAGTCCAACGACGAGTCGGAGGCTCTCAAGCAGTTCATGTACAACGTGGGCCGCGACCGTGTGCGCCTGCAGCTGGGGGCCTACATCCGCGAGCTGAAGGAGGAGTACTCCAAGAACCTGATCCTACCAAAGAAGGGCGAAGATGCTGCGGCGGGAATCCCGGTGGCGAATGCCAACAACGCCCGGAATGTCGCCCAAAAGGCCGCTTCGAACACCTCGGTGCCggcgcccaaagccaacaacTCGGGCGTCGGCTGCAAGCTGGACGTGCGGACCCTCTCCATGACCGAGGAGTTCCACTGCAGCGCCAACGATCTGTACAACGCCCTCACAAAGCCGGAGATGGTCACCGCTTTCACGCGGGCCCCCGCCAAAGTCGATGCCGTACGCGGCGGAGAGTAAGTTTCCTTAGTCTAGACTCTAGAGCCCTGTTTTCCAGTAAACCATGGATTTTTAGGTAGATTTTAGATCTAGAGCAGTAATATCTAAAGCCATGGTATACACTCTCAATTTGCCTAAGCAACCAAAGATTTAGTGGAAAAAATGActtgactttattttattctctaaactttattatattcttgttTAATCGATTAACTGTTACCACATTTTAGATTCATCCTTTATGGCGGCAATGTGCTGGGAAAGTTCGAGGAGCTCGTGCCTGAGAAAAAGATCCAGCAGAGCTGGCGTCTGAAAAATTGGTCATCTGGTCACTACTCGAATGTTGTAATAGAGCTGGAGGAAACTGTAAGTTTTTGAAAGTACTCTATCTACTGGCTAAAAtccatttggatttttttggctttgctCGAActgcttaaaatataaaaaaaggatgcCGAACACAAATAAGTACAAATTTAATCGGCTTACAATTAGGAAAGACTACCTCTTTTAAACGAGAACGCACAGATCAAAATTTTAAggatttaagaaaaaatgcaaAGTCAAGTATTCAAGCCCGtaataacattaaaacaaattttttgatcTAAGGCCTACGAACTGTGTTATATTATGTGCAGTCTTACAAATTTCTAATTTCGTTTGGCTTCTTAGTTTGGATTTCCCTATTTGTTATTAGTTTGCTAATTTCGTTTGGCTTCTTAGTTTGGATTTCCCTATTTGTTATTAGTTTGCAAAGATTTTTGTACGGCGTTTGATTCTggtaagttttttgtttttttaaattttatttgaaatccCGAgtgtttttgatgtttttcgCAGATAATGCTAAGTTAAGCCTGCGATTGTAATCATATTAATGAAGTATAGAGAGTTTTAAGGTACCTAGTTGCCTTAAGCTAAAAGACattgccaaaataaataatttttttttccttgcaATATTCAAACACGAGCTACGCCAGTACGTACACAATAACGCTATAGTTAGCTTCGATCAGCATTTTCTGAATTCCAAGATGTGTTTTAGCCAAGAAGTagttaagttttaaaactaagcaGTACACTAATACCCGCTTTGTCCTTGTAGTCGTCCAGCACAATGATGTCGCTTAAGCAGACCGGGATTCCCGCCTCCGAATACGATGCGATGAAGACTAACTGGTACCGGTACTACTGGCACAGCATCAAGCAGACATTCGGGTTCGGTACCTCGATATCCGACGCCTTATAAGAGGACGCTTCTGGTGCGGAAAGCACTGGATTGAATGGGGATTTGGTGGCGAGTGGATTATTAACCGATTTCCGTTTGTGTTCTACCTTCGAGAACTTCATTTCCATCCCTAGCTGTAATTTCTGTTAATTATGAAGGCTCTTTTAAACCTCTTCTGTAATGTTCTATACCGATTGAACTGAAGAGTCAACGGCTAGTTTAAAACAGCTACAGTAAAACCACATTACATAcacaaaaacatatacaatTCACGCTTCCGACATTGATTTACACATTGAACTGCTGAgataaataaacgaaaaactagaaaatgatttttttatgtatttttggattgtaaattaataataaattgattacaaataatggatttaaaccttaaaagttgttttgaaaaaattaagtgaAGTGCAAACAAGTATAACAGTAaattagtgttttttttatttggccatATTTTTTCATGATTTGTATTCGTAAGCAAGCCAACAGTGTTGGGCCAAATAGGTAAAAATCAGCATTCGTTGGGCTAAAAGCAATCTTCCAATCCAGTATAAGTTACCGTTTTTACCAACTAAAATTCAAGAAAGTTTTTTATGTGgattaaaagttattaacaAACACTTTTACTCCTTTCAAACATAATACAGgtgatcaaaaaaaaaaacaacgcaTATAGGTAACTATGATAAATAATGCTTTTTAAGCTTAGTTTCCCACTACAGCAATATACCATCAGCTCTGGTACTTGcggtttatttaattaaacaaaaaaaccttttGGCGATGTAAAATTACCGTGACGATCGCAGCTTCATCTGCAAAAACTTATGATACAAGATTTTGTgacgattattatttattttccgaaaaaatactttatttttgttcatttagtTTTCTGCTTTAAAATTGTCAAGTAACAAGGTTGATTTAATTGTGCAGCATAGTGCCAAttacaaaactaattttaaaaaaattaacattttttggtaaaataagtaataattGCTAGAATGTGAACACAAAACCTAATTTTGTCTATAATTCCGTAATTATGTTACACTTGTGGAAATTATGCAAGGAAAACGGAAATAGGCCTTTAAAGTAGCTTTTTAGCCCTTTTCCCGAGGCTTTTCACTAGCCGGgtttccaaaaaattttagaaCTAAAGTTTTTCAGTAAAATTGGTTTCAGGCAGAGCTTTTTTCTTTAAGGTCTATGCCCGAACATAACCGAAAAAATTTTTctcgtttattatttttcgattgttcctatgggagctatatgctatagtcgtccgatccggttcGGCCGACTTATATAccacctgcaataaaaagacaacttttggaaaagatTCATgcaaaatagctttaaaactgagagactagattgcgtagaaacgaacggacattcggacggacatggctagatcgactctcctagtgatgctgatcaagaatatatatactttatagtgtcggaaatgtctccttcactgcgttgcaaatttctgactgaaattataataccctctgcaaggctattaaaatagtttggatatatactatactatttttttttgagtgagGCGACTATGCTTCATGTCGTTAACTATGTGTAAAATATAAGGATTAAGAAGTAAAGAGTATTCAACAGATAAAAGGTATGaacattcaaataaaatagtgAATTTTTTGGCAGTAAATATATATCTGGCCAGCTTCTGCTGATCAGGGATATAAATGTTGCTTACAGCCACATTTTGGCATGCACCTTAAATAATTAGGATCCTAAAGTGAGACTTATTATTGGATATTAAAAAATGGTCAACTGTTACTTGCTAGCTCTGGTTTCTGGCCTCTAAAACATAGATTTGATAAGCACCATGCATCGGTTCTATTGttgctaaaatatttaagtaatagATACTAGACCTCTGCATAGGTATACCGAAGAGCCATTTGACTCAGCCGAACAGTTCGAATAAATCAGctcaaaacaataacaaacaaaaacaaatagctCACTTCCCAGCTTTTAACGATGAGCTGTTCGATTGGATCGAAATTAAGAGCTCATTGTTATGGCTCGCGTAGCTCAAGATGAGCTTCGATCGGAGCTGTAAAATTCCTAGTTTAAAAAGCAGCCTGATCAAAAAAATTGgggataaatatttaatattataatttttaacttcGACTATAGTGCTCGACATTATCTTCTTTAACATAATATTGACTCAATTGACGTTCGGAGACAACTtggcaatatattttaagtcaataattgattaaaatcgATATAAATCAGCCCCAATAAAACATTTAgaaaatcaataatttaaatatacttaagtgctttaataacattaatagttgacttaatttaaataaactgtaGAATGGTTCGCATTTCTTTTGTATTCAACTATATAAAGTCTTAGCTTATAAAATAGTCAGCCATCGTATGATCTGGATAAGAGAAATAACAATAAGGAACATTTAAAGATGAGGGGCGGTGgcactactattattttgaccccAGCTGTAAATCGGAACGGACGAGAGTGGGTGACATTATCATGTAGGTTCCAaaggaaaaatcgaaaaaaaaaatcgaataaatgtttaattttgcttaatttaGTCTCTTCTATAGacatttataatttcattgaATAGTATGAGATTTTGAAGAAGCAAGTAAGTGAAAtctgatttgatttttattttttgttatttttatttttatttatgcatcCCCCATACCATCCCCTACTCTTTAaaaccatatttttaaaatttgccaCTATTTTATAGGGTTTACCTTTAGTTTCTCCCTCAGTCCGCTTTGTGAGTTTGCATGTGCTTCTGGTACTCCTTGAAACTGTTGCTCTTGAAGATATCGATGGCTGTTTGATCGGAGCACTTTCCGCACTCGTAGATGAACTTGCCGGGATGCTTGCCCGTCTTGATGATGTGCTTGCGCAGGTTGTCGATGGTGCTGCACTGGAAATCGCAGTGGGGGCACTGATGGGGCTTCTGGCCCGAGTGCCGCAGCGAGTGCCGGCGAAGATGGCCCTTGATGCGGGCCCTGAACTCGCACTGGTCGCAGGAGAACCACTCCGCGCCACTCTCCTCCCCAGGATGTGCCGACTTCATGTGCCTGCGGAGGAACAAGGAGGAAGCTTGAGCGAAGCCATATATAAAATCTCAACGCTTGATTAGGCGGTAAATTCCAGTGGCGGCTTGTCCCGCCACCGCAGTCAGAACTAATTGCTAATTTCGCATTCGAATCGCACGCTCGAAATCAAAATACGAGTAAGTTGGCAATTGCCAATTGCCTTTCGGCCAGCGGGAGAAGCAGCACCAGGAGAAGGAGAAAAGGCAGGCTCAGCCAATCCGGGCTTGGCTTAGATGGCGATCAGTTTTTGGGTACGGAGCGGGATACCAATATTGGGTAATCGAACCGTCTGGTTTGCACGACTAACTAGTGAGCTACTTCTGAGAGGAAATTTAAAGGTCCAGGACTGTTAATTAAGGTTAGTATGCTGTGTACTACTTTTTactactttttttattaagcaaatttgaaagttatattaaaatttgaaatagtgcgaaatattacattaaacatttcaatattACCTTTTCTATtgcaaacaaacattttaaataagtcaTAAAAACagagtgaaggagacatttccgaccatatacaaaatatatattcttgatcagcaaaaaaatgtttactaatAAACCTTGAATTCATCAGCACTAACGTaggatattttaaataattaaaatagaatttatttCGCTAACATTTTTTACAAGATCCCCAGAGTGAATCCGGGTTACGTACTTAATTTAActatcaacatttttttaaagacattACTCGAAAACGGCTAAGCCGATTTTTTGTGtagaaattgtattttatttaagggGTTATATAAAgttagaactttaaaaatatagattttttttcatgaacatatatttaagaataaacCCAGAAAATTTCATATCGTTCTGGTGAAAATAAGTAATACGTTAATAGGCGGTTCAGAGTGCTTGAAAGTACAAGTAAATACGGGTTTTTCTCAAAATGGTGTTTTCAAAGTCGGTGACCAACATTTCTAGAAAACGGCTAATACGATTTGTCTCAAAATTTAACACGAgcttcttaaataatttttttttaggaattaattgaacattttttcttaccgataaatacttttttcataAACAATTTAGAACTGAAATGTTActcaaaaatcaaatttattgtcaaaaaattttcttttgcttaTTCCTTCGGTAAATTACTAGATTTAACATTACCTTCAAAGGATTCAGTTCAGAGAATAAGTGGTCACcgaaaaactttctttttagAAGGAGCTGCAGGAGATCAAATTTTTagattaataaatttcaaagttttctcaaaaattattctgaaa encodes:
- the LOC128253365 gene encoding activator of 90 kDa heat shock protein ATPase homolog 1, which encodes MAKWGEGDPRWIVEERPDATNVNNWHWTEKNATPWSKDRLHQLFQDFKIGHSDIECAVDSVDKCSGEATVNNRKGKLIFFYEWELVLKWSGKLLKNSNLSHKGKLTIPNLSEENDLADVEITVTIDESNDESEALKQFMYNVGRDRVRLQLGAYIRELKEEYSKNLILPKKGEDAAAGIPVANANNARNVAQKAASNTSVPAPKANNSGVGCKLDVRTLSMTEEFHCSANDLYNALTKPEMVTAFTRAPAKVDAVRGGEFILYGGNVLGKFEELVPEKKIQQSWRLKNWSSGHYSNVVIELEETSSSTMMSLKQTGIPASEYDAMKTNWYRYYWHSIKQTFGFGTSISDAL